GGCGCTGGGTGCCCGTATGGCCGCAGTGCTGACACCGGGTTCGCTGGTTGCGTTCACCGGCGGGCTGGGCGCGGGCAAGACCGCTTTTACTGAGGGCCTTGCCGAGGGCCTTGGCTGCACCGACCCGGTGTCCAGCCCAACCTTTGCCATTGTGAACTACTACCGCGGCCCAAAGCCGCTGGCGCACTTTGACCTGTACCGTATTTCCACTGAGAACGACCTGTGTGCTGCAGGCTTTTACGATTATTTGGATCAGGGGGCCATTGTGGCAGCAGAGTGGAGCGAGAACTTTGCAGACCTGCTGGCACTGGAAAACCCCATCCGGGTGGACATCCAGCGCGTGGACGAGAACACCCGCAGAATCACCATTGAGGGGGTAACGCTATGAACATCTTAGCTGTGGATACAGCGGGCAAAACGGCTGGTGTGGCTCTTTCGCAGGGTGACCGCCTGCTGTACGAGGTGTATCTGGACGCAGGCATGACCCACAGCGAAACGCTGATGCCCATGATCGACACCTGCCTGAAGATGTGCGGCATGACCTGTGCAGATATTGACTTGTACGGTGTCAACGCAGGCCCCGGCAGTTTTACCGGGCTGCGCATCGGTCTGGCGGCGGTCAAGGGTCTGGCCTTCCCGCGGGAAACGCTGTGCGCACCGGTCTCCACGCTGGAAGCACTGGCCGCAGCCCACACGGGCGAGGGCACCGTGCTGTGCGCACTGGATGCCCGCCGTGCGCAGGTATACAGTGCCGCGTTCGACCTTGCCACCCACAGCCGCCTGCTGGAAGACGATGCCCGGGCGGTGGCAGATCTGGCCGATTTTGTAGAAAATTGCAAAAAGCCCCTGTTTTTTGTTGGTGATGGCACATCTCTGTGCTATAATGAATACGGCAGTGTGCCGGGCGTGCTGCAGGCACCTGCGGCCCTGCGCGGCGGGCGTGCTGCTGCAGTGGCCCTTGTGGCAAAGCAGATGGCCGAAGCCGGAAAGGCTGTGCTGCCGGAGGCTCTGCTGCCGGACTACCACCGCCTGAGTCAGGCCGAGCGGGAGCGCGCAGAGCGCCTTGCAGCAGAAGCTGCAGCCAATGCCGCCCAAAACAAGGAGCAGGCATAAAACCCTGCGTGACTGAGAGAAAGGAACATTTCCATGGCAAAACCCATTGCACTGGCCGCTGACCACGGCGGATTTGAATTGAAAGAAGCTGTCAAGGCGCATCTGAAGGAGCTGGGGCTGGAATACATCGATTTTGGCACCCATAGCACCGACAGCGTGGATTACCCTGATATGGCCGTGCCCGCCTGCGATGCAGTTGTGAGCGGCGAGTGCAGCAAGGCACTGCTGTTCTGTGGCACCGGCGTGGGCATCAGCATGGCAGCAAACAAGATCAAGGGCATTCGTGCCTGCTGCTGCTCTGACAGCTTCAGCTGCGAGTATACCCGCCGCCACAACGATGCCAATGCTCTGTGCATGGGCGGCCGCGTGGTCGGCCCCGGCCTTGCCTGCCAGCTGGTGGATCTCTTCCTGAATACGGAGTTTGAGGGCGGCCGCCATCAGCGCCGCATCGACAAGCTGACCGCACTGGAGAACCGCTGATCATGGCGAAGCGTATGCGGAGCTGTTTTAAATCGTAATCTTGGACCCGATAGAGTTATCTATTTAAAATAAGGAGCGTGTTTTTATGACCCCGATGATCGTTGAGCATCCGCTGCTGCAGCACAAGCTGAGCATTCTGCGCAACAAGCAGACCGGCACCAAGGAGTTCCGTGACCTCGTTGGCGAGATCGCGACCCTGCTGTGCTACGAAGCTACCCGTGACCTGCCTCTGGAAGAGGTGGAGATCGAGACGCCCATCACCATGGCAAAGACCAAGGTGCTGGCTGGCCGCAAGCTGGCTCTGGTGCCCATCCTGCGCGCAGGCATGGGTATGCTGGACGGTATGCTGACCCTGTTGCCCGCTGCAAAGGTGGGCTTCATCGGCCTGTACCGCGACGAGGAGACCCTGCAGCCCGTGGAGTACTTCTGCAAGCTGCCGCAGGATATTGCAGAGCGTGACGTTCTGGTTCTGGACCCGATGCTGGCTACCGGCGGCAGCGCCATCGATGCCATCACCCAGATCAAGAAGCATGGCGCAAAGCGCATCAAGTTCATCGGCCTGATCGCCGCTCCGGAAGGCATCAAGGCCCTGCACGAGGCACACCCTGATGTGGACATCTACCTCGGCGCAGAGGATGACCACCTGAACGAGAACGGCTATATCGTTCCCGGTCTGGGCGACGCAGGCGACCGCATCTACGGCACCAAGTAAGAAACTGTATCACGGAAGGGCAGCTGGGAACAGCTGCTCTTTTTTGTGCAGACGAAAAGGGGAACGACGGCTGTCGTTCCCCTTTGTGCGTTATGGAAAAACTCAGATCTCGGCCAGAATGGCATCGCCCATGGCGGTGCAGCCAAGGCAGGTGCAGCCCTCGCTCATGTTGTCGGCGGTGCGCAGGCCCTTGTCCAGCACCTTGTTCACGGCGGTCTCAATGGCATCGGCCTCCTCGGCCATGCCGAAGGAGTAGCGCAGCATCATGGCGGCAGACAGAATGCAGGCGGTGGGGTTCACGATGTCTTTGCCCGCAATATCTGGGGCCGAGCCGTGGATGGGCTCGTACAGGCCGCGGGTGCCGTCGCCCAGAGAGGAGGACGGGATCATGCCGATGGAGCCGGTGATCATGGAAGCCTCGTCCGACAGGATGTCGCCGAACATGTTCTCGGTAACGATCACGTCGAACTGGGCGGGGTTCTTGACGATCTGCATGGCGCAGTTGTCCACGAACATCTCGCTGTATTCCACATCCGGGTATTCGGCCTGCAGGCGGTGCATCACACTGCGCCACAGGCGGCTGGTGTCCAAAACGTTTGCCTTGTCCACGCAGCACAGTTTCTTGCGGCGCTTGCGTGCGGTCTCAAAGCCGATGCGGCCGATGCGCTCGATCTCGTGCTCCGCGTAGGGCATGGAGTCGATGGCCTGCTTCTCACCATTCTCGAGGGTGTGGGTCTCGTGATTGCCAAAGTATACGCCGCCGATCAGCTCACGCACGATGATGAAATCGATGCCCTGTGCCACGATCTCGGGCTTCAGGGGACTGGCAGGAGCCAGCTGGGGCCAGATCTTGGCCGGGCGGTTGTTGGAGTACAGGCCCATGCCTGCACGCAGGCGCAGCAGACCCTTCTCCGGGCGCTGCTCACCGGGCAGGCCCTCCCACTTGGGACCGCCCACGGCACCCAGCAGGACGCTGTCCGCGGCAAGGCACTTGTCCAGTTCGTGCTGGGGCAGCGGGTCGCCGTACTTGTCAATGGCTTCGCCGCCCATGGCAGCGTCGGTGTAGTGGAAGGTGTGGCCGTACTTTTCGGCCACCTTGTCAAGCACGCGGATGGTCTGCTTGACGATCTCCGGGCTGGAGCAGTCGCCCCAGATGACAGCAATGTTTTTTTCCATTGGGAAACTCCTTCTATCGGTTTGAACCCTCTCAGTCAATGCCTGCGGCATTGCCAGCTCCCCCGAAGGGGGAGCTTTTCAGGCGGGTAAGATATTGTTCGTTGTTTATCCTAGAAGAAAATACATTCGGGAAGATGGCAAAAAGCTCGCCCTTTGGGAGAGCTGGCGCGAAGCGCCTGAGAGGGTTACTGCTGCTTCGCCTTGATGGACTTCATCAGTCCACCGGCGGAGATGATCTCCTGAATGAACGGCGGGAAGGGCTCGGCATGGAACACCTTGCCGTTGGTCTCGTCGGTAATGACGCCGGTGTCAAAGTCCACGCTCACGGTATCGCCTGCGTTGATGGCATCCACAGCCTCCGGGCACTCCATGATGGGCAGACCGATGTTGATGCTGTTGCGGTAGAAGATGCGGGCAAAGCTCTTGGCGATCACGACCGAGATGCCGGCGGTCTTGATGCACAGCGGTGCGTGCTCACGGGAGGAGCCGCAGCCGAAGTTCCAGCCGCCCACCATGATGTCGCCGTCCTTCACCTTCTTGACGAAGTCCTTGTCGATGTCCTCCATGCAGTGGCTGGCCAGCTCTTTGGCATCCTGCGTGTTCAGGTGGCGGGCCGGGATGATGACATCGGTATCCACGTTGTCCGGGTATTTGAAAACAGAACCTTTTGCGTTCATTGTTGTGCTCCTTTCCGATCAGACCGTGCGGGGGTCGGTGATGCAGCCGGTCAGTGCGCTGGCGGCGGCGGTGGCGGGAGAAGCAAGGTAGACCTCGCTCTTCACATGGCCCATGCGGCCCACAAAGTTGCGGTTTGTGGTGGAAACGCAGCGCTCGCCCTCGGCCAGAATGCCCATGTAGCCGCCCAGACAGGGGCCGCAGGTGGGGGTGGACACGATGCAGCCTGCATCAATAAAGGCGGTGGTCCAGCCGCGCAGGATGCATTCCTTGTAAACGGCCATGGTGGCGGGGATGATGATGCCGCGCACGCCCTTGGCAATGTGCTTGCCCTTGAGCACGTTGTAGGCGGCTTCCATGTCCTCCAGACGGCCGTTGGTGCAGCTGCCGATCACTACCTGATCGATCTTGATGTCCTTGCCCTCGCTGGCAAGGTGGGTGTTCTCGGGCAGGTGGGGGTAGCTGACGGTGGGTTCCAGCTTGTCCAGATCGATCTCAATGGTCTTTTCGTACTCGGCATCCGGGTCGGCCTCAAAGAACACCGGCTCACGCTGGCTGCGGCCCTTGAGGTAGCTGCGGGTCACATTGTCCACAGGGAAGATGCCGTTCTTGGCACCGGCTTCGATGGCCATGTTGCAGATGCACAGGCGGTCGTCCATCGTCAAGCTGGCAACGCCCGGGCCGGTGAACTCCATGGATTTGTACAGCGCACCGTCCACACCGATCATGCCGATGATGTGCAGGATCAGGTCCTTGCCGGAGACGCGGGGGCCGAACTTGCCCTTGAGCACGAACTTGATGGCAGAGGGCACCTTGAACCATGCCATGCCGGTGGCCATGCCGGCAGCCATATCGGTGGAGCCGACACCGGTGGAGAAGGCACCCAGTGCACCATAGGTGCAGGTGTGGCTGTCCGCACCGATCACGCAGTCGCCTGCGGTCACGATGCCTTTTTCCGGCAGCAGAGCGTGCTCAATGCCCATCTGGCCCACATCGTAGAAGTTGAGGATATCGTATTTGTTGGCGAACTCGCGGCACTGCTTGGACTGGGTGGCGCTCTTGATGTCCTTGTTGGGCACAAAGTGGTCCAGCACAATGGCAATGTGCTCTTTGTCGAACACACCGTCAAAACCGGCCTTTTCAAACTCGTTGATGGCAACCGGGGTGGTGATGTCGTTGCCCAGCACGATGTCCAGCTTTGCATTGATGAGCTGGCCTGCCTTGACCTCGGCAAGACCGGCATGTGCGGCAAGAATTTTCTGCGTCAGGGTCATTCCCATGATGGTACTCTCCTTTTATCTGTTGGTAGAACTCCTTCAGGCACGGCTTGCGCCGTTCCAGCTCCCTCAAGGAGGGAGCCTCTGGCGAAACGGGAAACTTTTCCGCACTGCCAGGGGCCCCATCTCCGAGGGGGCTGTCTGCGAAGCAGACTGGGGGAGTTCTTTATTTATTATTGATGGCGCTCACCAGTGCCTTGATGCCGGCCACGATGATATCGGTATCCGTACCAGCACCCCATGTGACGGTGTTATCGCCCCAGACAAGGCCGACGTAGGAGGCAGCGCGGGAGGTGGAGCCTTCGTCCAGACTGTGCTCGGAGTAGGTCTCGAGGTGGAACTCCATGCCGGTGGCGCTCTGGATGGCGTTTGCCACAGCGTCCAGACGGCCATTGCCCACCGAGGTGACCACCTTGCGCTGACCGTTCAGTTCCAGCGTGACGGTGGCGGTGATGCCACCCACCTGTGCAAAGTGGGCTTCCAGAACGTTGAGCGGCTTGCAGCGGTTGAGGAAGGCATCCTCGAAGATGTGCAGCACCTCGTTTGCGCTCAGCTCCTTGTGGCTGTGGTCGGAAACGCTCTTGACCTTGTAGCCCAGCGCCTCGCGCATTTTGGGCGGCAGGTTGTAGCCGAAGTTCTGTTCCAGCACAAAGCCGATGCCGCCCTTGCCGCTCTGGCTGTTGATGCGGATCACATCGGCATCGTAGGTGCGGCCGATGTCGTGGGGGTCAACGGGGATGTAGGGGCAGGTCCAGCGGTGTTCGCCATGCTCCTTGCGGTAGGCCATGCCCTTTGCAATGGCATCCTGATGGCTGCCGGAGAAGGCGGCAAACACCAGCTGACCGGCGTAGGGGGTGCGCTCGTAAATGTGCATCCGGGTCACACGCTCGTAGGTGGCGCAGATGTCCGGCATATCGGAGAAGTCCAGCTTGGGGTCCACGCCGTGGCTGTACATGTTCATGGCCAGTGTCACGGCATCCACGTTGCCGGTGCGCTCGCCGTTGCCGAACAGGCAGCACTCCACCCGCTGTGCACCCGCCAGCACGGCCAGCTCTGCGCAGGCCACGCCGGTGCCGCGGTCGTTGTGGGGATGGGTGGAGATGATCACGCTGTCGCGGTATTTCAGGTGCTTGTCGCAGTACTCGATCTGGTTTGCGTAGACGTGCGGCATGCTCATTTCCACGGTAACGGGCAGGTTGATGATCATGGGACGGTCCGGGGTGGGCTGCATGATGTCCAGCACGGCGTTGCACACATCCACGGCATAGTCCACCTCGGTGCCGGTAAAGCTCTCAGGGCTGTACTCGAACAGGAAGTTGCCATCATACTCCTCGCTCAGCTGCTTGACCAGCTTTGCGCCGTCGGTGGCAATCTGCTTGATCTCCTCCTTGCTCTTGTGGAACACCTGCTCGCGCTGGGCCACAGAGGTGGAATTGTAGAAGTGGATCACCGCGCGGGGTGCGCCCTTGACGGCCTCGAAGGTCTTGCGGATGATGTGGTCGCGGCACTGGGTCAGCACCTGCACGGTGACATCCTCGGGGATCATGTTCTTCTCGATCAGGGTGCGCAGGAACTCATACTCGGTGTCGCTGGCGGCAGGGAAGCCCACCTCGATCTCCTTGAAGCCGATCTTTACCAGCATCTGGAAGAACTCCAGCTTTTCCTCAAGGCTCATGGGCACGATCAGGGCCTGATTGCCGTCGCGCAGGTCCACACTGCACCATGCGGGGGCCTTTTCAATGTGATCCTTCTTTACCCAGCTGTCATAGCCTGCGGGTACCGGGTAGTAACCCGGAGCGTACTTGGTTGCGTCCATCATAATGTGCGTCCTCCCAAACGATTTACACTTCTTGCTCCATGCTCTTTGTGAGCGTCCTTGCCCTCTCAGTCTCACATTCGTTCGACAGCTCCCCCAAAGGGGAGCCCTTGGCAAAACCGAAAACTTTGCCGTACTGCCAAGGCCTCTCACTTTGGGAGAGGTGGCACGGCGTAAGCCGTGACGGAGAGGGCAAGCCTGCTTCCAAAAGGCAGATATACGAAAAGGCTCTCGTCTTTCAAGGCGAAAACCTTGAGAGACGAGAGCCTGTAAAGTTCAAACTACAGGGCACCCGTGGTACCACTCTCTTTGCTGCGCCTTTGGGCACAGCCGCTTTGCACGATCGGCTTTTTGCAGCGAATCGCTGTCCTTGTAACGGTGGACATCCGTCAGAGCCTACTTGTGTGTTCAGCCCTGCCGCTCAGGGGCCAGTAACCGAAACCCTCTGCACCTGCCTTGCACCACCCGGCGGCTCTCTGTACGCAGAAGAAAATCGTTTTTTCCCCGTCAACGCATTTGTGCTTTTTTCAAAGTGGACTAAGTTTAGCATGATTCGCGGGCAGTGTCAAGCAATCTGACTCATTCTCAAAATGAAACAATTTCACAAAATAAGGGGCAGAATTTTCCAAAATTGTGCACCGGTCGATTCGACGCATTTTTCGGTCGATTCGTGTCAAACGAATGCCCGGGGGTGGGTACGGGTGTATGATAGGCTCAAAGATATAACAGAGGAGGTACACCCTACATGAAACTACGTACCCGTAAATTCCTTGCCGGGCTGCTGAGCCTTGGCCTGCTGCTGCAGGCGGCAAGCCCCCTCAGAGCATTGGCGGCGCAGTTGCAGCTGTTATTGTTGGCGGCGCAGCAGTCTGGGGCGGCTACGAGATCGCTACCCGGGTGATCCTGCACAACATCCTGCCCGAGGGCGCAGAGATCCCCGCAAACCGCGGCCAGCTGGCACTGCTGGTGTGGAACACCGCAGGCAGACCTGAACCTGTGAACACCCCGGCTTTTGCGGATGTGGCAGATGCCGACACCGCCAAGGCAGCCCAGTGGTGCGTGGAACAGGGCATCATGGAAGCCAAGACCGCAGAAACCTTCAAGCCGGAAGGCTGGACCCCCAAGCTCAAGGTCATTGAGGTCTGGAACAAGGCGTTCCCCAAACAGTAAACCTATACTAAACCAAAGAGAGCGGCTTCGGCTGCTCTCTTTTTGTATGCAGAGGGAACCTTTGTTAACAAACTGCTAAGTTTTTGGAAAGTTGTGCTCGAATTGCTGTTGCGCCCGGTTTTACTGTGCTATACTACTTGCATCAGGAACCAAAGGAGGAATTGCCACATGAAAGAAGTCAAACCTTCCAAAAAGCCGCTGGCGATTTACTACGCCATCGTGCTGGCGGTCCTGCTGCTGCTCAACCTTGTGCTGCTGCCGTGGATGAGCGAGCGTCAGGTGGAGGAAGTGGACTACGGTACCTTTATGACCATGACCGAGGAAAAGAACATCGGCCGTGTGGATATCGAATCCAATCAGATCATTTTTACCGATAAAGAGGAAAAGCAGGTCTACAAGACCGGCCTGATGAACGACCCGGAGCTTACCCAGCGCCTGTATGATGCCGGAGCACAGTTTTCCAGCGAGATCGTGGAGCAGGGGTCGCCGATGCTCAATTTCCTGATCTGGTTCCTGCTGCCCATCCTGTTGTTCAGCTTCATCGGCAATCAGATGAACAAAAAGCTGATGGAAAAGGCCGGCGGCGGCCCGGGGTCCATGATGTTCGGCGGCGTGGGCAAGTCCAACGCCAAGGTCTATGTGCAGTCCACCCACGGCATCCGCTTTGCGGATGTTGCCGGTGAGGATGAAGCTAAGGAAAACCTGCAGGAGATCGTGGATTACCTGCACGACCCCGGCAAGTACGAGAGCATTGGCGCATCCATGCCCAAGGGCATCCTGCTGGTGGGCCCTCCGGGCACCGGCAAGACCATGCTGGCTAAGGCCGTGGCAGGCGAATCCAACGTGCCGTTCTTCTCCATTTCCGGTTCTGAATTCGTGGAGATGTTCGTGGGCATGGGCGCATCCAAGGTGCGCGACCTGTTCCGACAGGCCAAGGAAAAGGCCCCCTGCATCGTGTTCATCGATGAGATCGATGCCATCGGTCAGAAGCGCAACAGCGGCAATCTCGGTGGCAACGACGAGCGTGAGCAGACTTTGAACCAGCTGCTCACCGAGATGGACGGCTTTGAGAGCAACACCGGCGTCATCATTCTGGCGGCTACCAACCGCCCGGATTCGCTGGACCCGGCGCTGACCCGTCCCGGACGTTTTGACCGCCGTGTGCCGGTGGAGCTGCCCGACCTTAAGGGCCGCGAAGAGATTTTGAAAGTGCACGCCAAAAAGGTGGCGCTGGCCCCGGGCATCGACTTCAACACTGTGGCCCGCATGGCTTCCGGTGCATCCGGTGCGGAACTTGCCAACATCGTCAACGAAGCAGCTCTGCGCGCTGTGCGTGCAGGCCGCAAGAGCGTGACGCAGGCCGATCTGGAGGAGAGCATCGAGGTGGTCATTGCAGGCTACCAGAAGAAGAACTCCATCCTCACCGACAAGGAAAAGTGCATCGTGGCCTACCACGAGATCGGCCATGCACTGGTGGCGGCCAAGCAATCCAACTCTGCCCCTGTGCAGAAGATCACCATTATCCCCCGCACCTCCGGCGCACTGGGTTACACCATGCAGGTGGACGAGGGCAACCACTACCTGATGAGCAAGGAAGAGCTGGAAAACAAGATCGCCACCCTTACCGGCGGACGCGCCGCCGAGGAAGTGGTGTTCCGATCCATCACCACCGGTGCCTCCAACGATATCGAGCAGGCCACCAAGCTTGCCCGCGCCATGCTTACCCGCTACGGCATGAGCAAGGACTTTGACATGGTGGCGCTGGAGACCGTGAACAACCAGTATCTGGGCGGTGACACCTCGCTGGCCTGCTCGGCGCAGACCCAGCGCGAGATCGACCAGAAGGTGGTGGAGCTGGTCAAGGCCCAGCACGAAAAGGCCATCCGCATCCTGACCGACAACCGCGCCAAGCTGGACGAGCTGGCACAGTATCTGTACCAGAAGGAGACCATCACCGGCGAGGAGTTCATGGAGATCCTGAACCGGGAACCGGCACAGGCCCAGTGACCCCGGCGGCAGAGCTTCCAAAAAATTTTTTAGCCTGCTGCAATAATCCCGCCGCCGCATCCGTTTATAAGACAGATGCGGCGGTTTTGTATTACACCGCATAGCAGACCATGGTTCTCCATAAAACAAAAATGTGCGGTGCAAAACCGCCGTCAACGGAGGTATTCCAAATGAAACTGAACCATAAATTTGTCCGTACCGTCACCACCACCGCTGCAGTGCTGGGTGCTGCCGCCATGCTGAGCGTGGGCGCATTTGCCGCAGAGGCAGACATCAACGACCCTGCTGCCGCAGGCTATCTGCCCCCGCAGGAGCAGATGGTGCAGGGGGATATCGCCCTGCACAGCGCCGATGTGGCAATCGGCGAAAAGGACCCCACCTACGGCGGCTACGGCGCACCGGAGGGAAACCCCATTCAGGGCAATATTATGCTGATCTCCGGCGATGAGCTGGCCGCCCCGTCCGCAGATGCAGCGGCGAAAAAGAGCGAGGCCCGTTACACCGTCAAGGGCCTGTTCGGCAGAGAAGTGCTGTACACTGCCCGCCAGAAGGACAGTGTGCTGACGCTGGATGTGCCCGCCGGTTCTGCCACCTTCCGCACCACCGTGCAGGACATGCAGACCCTGCTGAACGAGGGCGTGAGCACGCTGGTGGTCCAGACTGAGAAGGGCTCCACCACCCTGAACCTGTCTCTGCTGGTGGAGGGCCAGAAGGGCACCGACCGCGTGGTGCTGCGCCGACTGGGCGAAAACACCTTCCTCACCGTGGGCCTGCGCTGCCGCCGCGATTTGATCGTGGGGCGCTGACCGCTGAGATCAAATGATGAAAGGGCTGCTGCACGCAGGGATGTGCAGCGGCCCTTTTTGCGCTTTTCTGTTAAGTTTTTGAAAATTTGCGCAGATGTCTTTGCAAAGTCTGCCGGGAGATGTTATAGTTAAATTGAAACAGTATGCATTCCCGATAGAAAGGAAAAAACGCCATGGAGCATTTTGTGGAGTTTGAGGACGTTTGCAAATATTATCAGACCGGCAGTGTGAAGATCGCCGCCGCAGACCACCTGAATTTCTATGTGGATAAGGGGAGTTCTGCATCATCGTGGGGCCCTCCGGCGCAGGTAAGACCACCCTGCTGAACATCCTCGGCGGCATGGACAGCTGCGACGAGGGAAATGTCTGGCTGGACGGCCAGAACGTGAGCCATTTTACCGCCAGAGAGCTCACCACCTACCGCCGGTACGACGTGGGCTTTGTGTTCCAGTTCTACAACCTTGTGCAGAACCTGACCGCACTGGAGAACGTGGAGCTGGCCAGCGAGATCTGCCGCGACCCGCTGGACCCCAAAGAGACCCTGCGCAGCGTGGGTCTGGGAGAGCGGCTGAACAACTTCCCGGCTCAGCTTTCCGGCGGCGAGCAGCAGCGGGTGTCCATTGCCCGCGCACTGGCCAAAAACCCCAAGTTGCTGCTCTGCGACGAGCCCACCGGTGCACTGGATTACAAGACCGGTAAGCAGGTGCTGGCCCTTTTGCAGGATACCTGCCGCCGCACCGGCCGCACGGTGATCGTTATTACCCACAACACCGCCCTGACGGCGATGGCAGACCGCATCATTCAGGTGCGCAGCGGCAAGATCGTCTCCAATCAGGTCAACGAGCACCCTGTGCCGGTGCAGGAGATTGAGTGGTGAGAGCTGTGCTGAAAAGTTATCGTAAAAACATCCTGCGGGAAATGAAGGACAACCTGAGCCGCATGGTCTCGCTGTTCGGCATCGTAGCGCTGGGCGTGATGATGCTGACCGGCCTGATGAGTTTTGCGCCCAGCATGCGC
Above is a genomic segment from Faecalibacterium taiwanense containing:
- the rpiB gene encoding ribose 5-phosphate isomerase B, producing MAKPIALAADHGGFELKEAVKAHLKELGLEYIDFGTHSTDSVDYPDMAVPACDAVVSGECSKALLFCGTGVGISMAANKIKGIRACCCSDSFSCEYTRRHNDANALCMGGRVVGPGLACQLVDLFLNTEFEGGRHQRRIDKLTALENR
- a CDS encoding 2-isopropylmalate synthase, coding for MMDATKYAPGYYPVPAGYDSWVKKDHIEKAPAWCSVDLRDGNQALIVPMSLEEKLEFFQMLVKIGFKEIEVGFPAASDTEYEFLRTLIEKNMIPEDVTVQVLTQCRDHIIRKTFEAVKGAPRAVIHFYNSTSVAQREQVFHKSKEEIKQIATDGAKLVKQLSEEYDGNFLFEYSPESFTGTEVDYAVDVCNAVLDIMQPTPDRPMIINLPVTVEMSMPHVYANQIEYCDKHLKYRDSVIISTHPHNDRGTGVACAELAVLAGAQRVECCLFGNGERTGNVDAVTLAMNMYSHGVDPKLDFSDMPDICATYERVTRMHIYERTPYAGQLVFAAFSGSHQDAIAKGMAYRKEHGEHRWTCPYIPVDPHDIGRTYDADVIRINSQSGKGGIGFVLEQNFGYNLPPKMREALGYKVKSVSDHSHKELSANEVLHIFEDAFLNRCKPLNVLEAHFAQVGGITATVTLELNGQRKVVTSVGNGRLDAVANAIQSATGMEFHLETYSEHSLDEGSTSRAASYVGLVWGDNTVTWGAGTDTDIIVAGIKALVSAINNK
- the ftsH gene encoding ATP-dependent zinc metalloprotease FtsH, which produces MKEVKPSKKPLAIYYAIVLAVLLLLNLVLLPWMSERQVEEVDYGTFMTMTEEKNIGRVDIESNQIIFTDKEEKQVYKTGLMNDPELTQRLYDAGAQFSSEIVEQGSPMLNFLIWFLLPILLFSFIGNQMNKKLMEKAGGGPGSMMFGGVGKSNAKVYVQSTHGIRFADVAGEDEAKENLQEIVDYLHDPGKYESIGASMPKGILLVGPPGTGKTMLAKAVAGESNVPFFSISGSEFVEMFVGMGASKVRDLFRQAKEKAPCIVFIDEIDAIGQKRNSGNLGGNDEREQTLNQLLTEMDGFESNTGVIILAATNRPDSLDPALTRPGRFDRRVPVELPDLKGREEILKVHAKKVALAPGIDFNTVARMASGASGAELANIVNEAALRAVRAGRKSVTQADLEESIEVVIAGYQKKNSILTDKEKCIVAYHEIGHALVAAKQSNSAPVQKITIIPRTSGALGYTMQVDEGNHYLMSKEELENKIATLTGGRAAEEVVFRSITTGASNDIEQATKLARAMLTRYGMSKDFDMVALETVNNQYLGGDTSLACSAQTQREIDQKVVELVKAQHEKAIRILTDNRAKLDELAQYLYQKETITGEEFMEILNREPAQAQ
- a CDS encoding S-layer homology domain-containing protein, whose translation is MILHNILPEGAEIPANRGQLALLVWNTAGRPEPVNTPAFADVADADTAKAAQWCVEQGIMEAKTAETFKPEGWTPKLKVIEVWNKAFPKQ
- the upp gene encoding uracil phosphoribosyltransferase, with the protein product MTPMIVEHPLLQHKLSILRNKQTGTKEFRDLVGEIATLLCYEATRDLPLEEVEIETPITMAKTKVLAGRKLALVPILRAGMGMLDGMLTLLPAAKVGFIGLYRDEETLQPVEYFCKLPQDIAERDVLVLDPMLATGGSAIDAITQIKKHGAKRIKFIGLIAAPEGIKALHEAHPDVDIYLGAEDDHLNENGYIVPGLGDAGDRIYGTK
- the leuB gene encoding 3-isopropylmalate dehydrogenase, which produces MEKNIAVIWGDCSSPEIVKQTIRVLDKVAEKYGHTFHYTDAAMGGEAIDKYGDPLPQHELDKCLAADSVLLGAVGGPKWEGLPGEQRPEKGLLRLRAGMGLYSNNRPAKIWPQLAPASPLKPEIVAQGIDFIIVRELIGGVYFGNHETHTLENGEKQAIDSMPYAEHEIERIGRIGFETARKRRKKLCCVDKANVLDTSRLWRSVMHRLQAEYPDVEYSEMFVDNCAMQIVKNPAQFDVIVTENMFGDILSDEASMITGSIGMIPSSSLGDGTRGLYEPIHGSAPDIAGKDIVNPTACILSAAMMLRYSFGMAEEADAIETAVNKVLDKGLRTADNMSEGCTCLGCTAMGDAILAEI
- the leuD gene encoding 3-isopropylmalate dehydratase small subunit yields the protein MNAKGSVFKYPDNVDTDVIIPARHLNTQDAKELASHCMEDIDKDFVKKVKDGDIMVGGWNFGCGSSREHAPLCIKTAGISVVIAKSFARIFYRNSINIGLPIMECPEAVDAINAGDTVSVDFDTGVITDETNGKVFHAEPFPPFIQEIISAGGLMKSIKAKQQ
- the tsaE gene encoding tRNA (adenosine(37)-N6)-threonylcarbamoyltransferase complex ATPase subunit type 1 TsaE, yielding MSEYITHSRAETVALGARMAAVLTPGSLVAFTGGLGAGKTAFTEGLAEGLGCTDPVSSPTFAIVNYYRGPKPLAHFDLYRISTENDLCAAGFYDYLDQGAIVAAEWSENFADLLALENPIRVDIQRVDENTRRITIEGVTL
- the leuC gene encoding 3-isopropylmalate dehydratase large subunit — translated: MGMTLTQKILAAHAGLAEVKAGQLINAKLDIVLGNDITTPVAINEFEKAGFDGVFDKEHIAIVLDHFVPNKDIKSATQSKQCREFANKYDILNFYDVGQMGIEHALLPEKGIVTAGDCVIGADSHTCTYGALGAFSTGVGSTDMAAGMATGMAWFKVPSAIKFVLKGKFGPRVSGKDLILHIIGMIGVDGALYKSMEFTGPGVASLTMDDRLCICNMAIEAGAKNGIFPVDNVTRSYLKGRSQREPVFFEADPDAEYEKTIEIDLDKLEPTVSYPHLPENTHLASEGKDIKIDQVVIGSCTNGRLEDMEAAYNVLKGKHIAKGVRGIIIPATMAVYKECILRGWTTAFIDAGCIVSTPTCGPCLGGYMGILAEGERCVSTTNRNFVGRMGHVKSEVYLASPATAAASALTGCITDPRTV
- the tsaB gene encoding tRNA (adenosine(37)-N6)-threonylcarbamoyltransferase complex dimerization subunit type 1 TsaB codes for the protein MNILAVDTAGKTAGVALSQGDRLLYEVYLDAGMTHSETLMPMIDTCLKMCGMTCADIDLYGVNAGPGSFTGLRIGLAAVKGLAFPRETLCAPVSTLEALAAAHTGEGTVLCALDARRAQVYSAAFDLATHSRLLEDDARAVADLADFVENCKKPLFFVGDGTSLCYNEYGSVPGVLQAPAALRGGRAAAVALVAKQMAEAGKAVLPEALLPDYHRLSQAERERAERLAAEAAANAAQNKEQA